The Planctomycetia bacterium genome has a segment encoding these proteins:
- a CDS encoding NAD(P)-dependent oxidoreductase — MQTVLVTGSAGRLGQAAVSALVREGHQVIGIDSRPTPGLPASIVDDLQQQTTLRAMMRGANAVIHLAATPDDSVWPLPAQAGDNFLTHLVPNNLISSYNVLEAARHNKVPKVILASTGQVVWDQSYHGPFPITVDAKPTPRWWYASTKLMLEAIGEAYTKQGFFSVIAVRLGFCPRDSHQVLQIAGDPRDQDVYLSPGDAGLFFDCCVKATLPANSFHILYAASNAPHQVRFDLEPAKRLVGFQPRDTWPTGVTVPNIQLPQP, encoded by the coding sequence TCAGCAGGCCGTCTGGGCCAGGCAGCAGTATCTGCCCTGGTCCGTGAAGGACATCAGGTTATCGGCATCGACAGCAGGCCAACACCAGGCTTGCCCGCTTCCATCGTTGATGATCTGCAGCAGCAGACAACATTGCGTGCGATGATGCGGGGAGCCAACGCTGTCATTCATCTGGCGGCAACACCAGATGACTCTGTCTGGCCATTGCCTGCCCAAGCCGGCGACAATTTTCTTACTCACCTGGTGCCTAACAATCTGATTTCCAGTTACAACGTACTGGAAGCCGCCAGACATAATAAAGTTCCGAAAGTGATTCTGGCCAGTACAGGTCAGGTGGTATGGGATCAATCATACCACGGACCATTTCCCATTACCGTTGACGCCAAACCAACTCCACGCTGGTGGTATGCCAGCACCAAACTGATGCTGGAAGCCATCGGCGAAGCCTACACCAAACAGGGATTCTTCAGTGTCATCGCAGTCCGGCTGGGCTTCTGTCCCCGTGATTCCCATCAGGTGTTACAGATTGCGGGCGACCCTCGCGATCAGGACGTTTATCTTAGCCCAGGCGATGCAGGACTATTCTTTGATTGCTGCGTAAAGGCCACGCTGCCTGCCAACAGCTTTCATATTCTATACGCCGCCAGTAACGCTCCACATCAGGTACGTTTTGATCTGGAACCTGCAAAACGCCTGGTTGGCTTTCAACCTCGCGACACCTGGCCAACTGGAGTTACCGTTCCGAACATCCAGTTGCCTCAGCCTTGA